A region from the Elusimicrobiaceae bacterium genome encodes:
- a CDS encoding DUF47 family protein: MAFSLIPKEVKFFDLLDQQAENAITVSKYFREIAVNGVFDDASVKKMNDLESEGDTLCHEITDMLNRTFITPLDREDIYALAHELDDIVDFINSISSRMKLYKLAKADDEIKRFADVIEEAVAILAKAVNGLRDFERSRRILDYCIDINRLENVGDQLRDNALGKLFDTEKDPIMVIKWKGIYQSAEVVLDKCEHVAKTIEAIVVKQS; the protein is encoded by the coding sequence ATGGCATTCTCATTGATTCCCAAGGAAGTGAAATTCTTTGACCTGCTGGACCAGCAGGCTGAAAACGCCATCACGGTGTCGAAGTATTTCCGCGAAATAGCCGTCAACGGAGTATTTGACGACGCTTCCGTCAAGAAAATGAACGATCTGGAAAGCGAAGGCGACACGCTCTGCCACGAAATCACCGACATGCTCAACCGCACCTTCATCACCCCGCTCGACCGGGAAGACATCTACGCGCTTGCCCACGAGCTGGACGATATCGTGGATTTCATCAATTCCATCTCCTCGCGCATGAAACTTTACAAGCTCGCCAAAGCAGACGACGAGATCAAGCGGTTCGCCGACGTGATCGAAGAAGCGGTCGCCATTCTGGCCAAGGCCGTCAACGGCCTGCGCGATTTCGAGCGGTCGCGCCGGATACTGGATTACTGCATAGACATCAACCGGCTGGAAAACGTCGGCGACCAGCTGCGCGACAACGCGCTCGGCAAGCTGTTCGACACCGAGAAAGACCCTATCATGGTGATCAAATGGAAAGGCATTTACCAGTCGGCGGAAGTGGTGCTGGACAAATGCGAGCACGTCGCCAAGACGATAGAAGCCATCGTGGTCAAACAGAGCTGA